From the genome of Ktedonobacterales bacterium:
GCCAGCGACTCCTCCCGCGAATACGAAAGTGACGCCATCACCCATGCGGAGCAGATGGGGTGGGCCACCTGAGCCTGAGATGATCAACAGAGAGCCAGAAAGAACAGCGCCGGATCAGAAAGAGGCTGCCATTCGCCCGGAGGCGGCGCCGATGAAAGAGTTGAGTCCTGCTCGCTCGGAGGCGGCCCCTCTCAAAGAGGCGGCGGCCCCTTTGTCGGAGGTCACGCCGATCAAAGAACTGAGTCCGGCGCGGCCAGAGGCAGCCCCTGCCAAAGAGGCGCGCGCTGTTCGCCCAGAGGTCGCGCCGGGCAAAGAGCCGAGTCCCGTTCGGCCAGAGAAGGCTCCGGCCCCAGCCAAAGATGTAGATTTGCTGCCCCCGCCAGCGCCAGCAGCCACCGGATCGGTGCGCTTCTTCTGGTTGCAGGGAGTGGCGCTGCGCATCGCTGAGCGCATTGAGGAACCTTTGCAGGCCGCGCCGTTCTGGCAGGCGGCTCCTGGGCGCACCCCGGAAAAGCGCCGATTGGTGCGCGGCCAGGCCCAGGGATTCCTCGAAGGGACGCCAGCCCTCAGCCAGTTCTTGAAGCAGGAAGAGCGAGAACTGCTGTTGAGACTGGTAGAGGACGAGGTACTGGGCTATGGCGCGCTGGAACCATTGCTGGCGGATGAGCGCGTCACCGAAGTGATGGTGGTCGAGCCATCGCTGGTGTATGTGGAGCGCGCGGGCAAACTCATTGAGACTTCGATACGTTTTCAGGATGAGGCTCATCTGATGCGTGTGATCCAGGCGATCCTGCGCCCGTTGGGGCGTTCGGTCAGCCGCGCCTGGCCGATGGCCGATGGGCGCTTGCCAGATGGCTCGCGGGTGAATGTGGTGATCCCGCCTGCTGCTGTCAGGGGGCCAACGCTGACGATTCGGAAGTTTTCGCGCCAGCCGCTCTTACTGGATGATCTGGTGCGTCTGGGCAGTATGAATGCGCAAATGGCCGAATTGCTGCGCGCCTGTGTCCTGGCGCGGCTAAATATGGTGGTGTCGGGGGGAACCAGCTCCGGCAAAACGACGCTGCTCAATGCGCTGAGTGCCTGTGTCCCCGCTGATGAGCGTGTCGTGACCATCGAGGACGCGGCAGAACTGCAATTGCAGCAGCGGCATGTGGTCTCTTTGGAGGCGACGCCTGCTGAGGCTGATGGCGGCGGGCGCGTGACCATTCGTGATCTGGTGGTGAACGCGCTGCGCATGCGCCCGGAGCGGATTGTGGTTGGGGAGTGCCGCAGCGGTGAGGCGATGGATATGCTTCAGGCGATGAATACCGGCCATGATGGCTCGCTGACCACTGCGCACGCCAACAGCCCACGCGACTGTCTGACGCGGCTGGAAACGATGGCGATGATGGCCGGGCTGGATTTGCCGGTACAGATGGTGCGGCGGCAAGTTGCGGGCGGGCTTCAGATGATTATTCATCAGGCGCGCTTGCGTGATGGCTCGCGCAAAGTGACGCATATTACTGAGATTCAGGGCATTGATGGCGAGACGGTCATTCTTCAAGACCTGTTTCGTTTTCAGGAAACCGGCACAGACTCGACGACCGGTAAAGTGCTGGGAACGTTTGAGCCAGGGGGCTTTCGGCCCAAGTGCTATCCGCGCTTTGAGGCGCTGGACATTCATTTTCCCCCTGACTTCTTTGTGCCGGAAGAACGCCGTCATGGCCTGGGCTGGGACGAAGCCGACAATCTATGATGTGAGCTGAACTGGCGCATGGCTCAGGTTTTTTGGCCGCAGGCGGCAAAGCCAACGACCATGATCAGCGGTTCCGGGGCGGCCTCGAATGGGGCCATTGCCGCGCCCAGTCGCTCTGAAGAGAGGCCCAATGCCTGGCGGAAGCCGTCCAGGCCAACCACATCGCTATGGACGACAAAGGCGTCTAGATGTAGATTCTCAAAGCCAGCCGCGCGTAAAATCCGCCACAAGTGCCTGCCAATGCTTCGATTGCCACCTCTTGCCGCCTGATCCTGCATAGATTTCTGCCGCATTGCTTCAAGCAGTGGCAGAGCCGGATCAAACACGACTGGAAAGCCGACCTCATCAACTTCAATCAGCGCAAACCGGCCTGTGGGTTTGAGGATGCGCAGGGCTTCACGGGCAGCCCCAACAGGATCAGACAGATGTTGGAAGACGAAACGGGCGAGCGCAAAATCAACGCTATTTTCAGGGAGGCCCGTGTCCATCACAGATGCCTGGACAAAACGCAGCCGGTCATCCGGCATCTGCGGCAGAAGTTGCCGGGCGCGCGCTAGCAGAGCCGGCTCGTTGTCGAGCGCAATGATCTGGCTGTGTGGCAGCAGCGCCAGCAGATGGTCGGTCAGGGAGCCTGGGCCGCAGCCCAGGTCAAGCACAGACATGCCATCTTGCAAGCCAAATCTGAGGAGGATAGGTGATTCTTGCGGCCAGGCCAACCGGGCCTGCTCACGCAAGCGCAGCGTTTCACGGTCCAGGTTGAGCTGATCCAGATCATAGGATTTTGGTGCTGTCATTCCTTTGTTCCTGAGAGCGGATGCAAACGCTCTTGCCTGAGAGGGTCTCCGCTCTTTTGCCCCTCCCATTCGCTCAGCTTCCTTAAGCATACCACGCTGTTCAATCGCTCACTCAGTATGGCTCAGGCGCCGCAAGACTCGCAAAAAGACTTGCAAAGCCTTCTCGTTGCGTGATACGCTGAAGGTTGCAACAGCCAGGAACGTTTTCCCTCCGCGCGTTGTCGTTTCCTCTTGATCCCATCGCTCGCTGGTTTATATAGGGGCGTATCTGTGTTTGGGTCTCAGATGCTCCTGTTGATGTCTATAAAGGAAACCCCCGGCATGCCCTCTGCACGTTCTGGCGGAGGGTAGAGTCCCAATGGCTGCGAAGCCCTCTGTATCGAAAGGAGCAGGAGCGATGAAGCTTGGTGTATTGACTGGCGGAGGCGATTGCCCCGGCCTTAATCCGGCCATCCGCGCGGTGGTGATGCGGGCAAATCAATTGGGCGATGAAGTGATTGGTATTCTGGATGGTTGGAAGGGCTTGATGGAAGTCAATGCGCGCCCAATTGGCCTGACGGATGTGGCCGATATTCTGAACGTGGGCGGCACGATCCTGGGAACGTCGCGCACGAATCCGGCAAAGTCGCCCGATGGCCTGGAACGCGTGAAGAAGCATATCGAGCAGCTTGGGCTGGACGCGCTGATCGCTATTGGTGGCGATGACACCCTGGGGGTTGCCAACAAACTCTATCAGATGGGCGTGAAGACGGTGGGCGTGCCGAAGACGATGGATAACGATATTAACGGCGCGGATTATTGTATCGGCTATGAGACGGCGGTGGAGAT
Proteins encoded in this window:
- a CDS encoding class I SAM-dependent methyltransferase, with the translated sequence MTAPKSYDLDQLNLDRETLRLREQARLAWPQESPILLRFGLQDGMSVLDLGCGPGSLTDHLLALLPHSQIIALDNEPALLARARQLLPQMPDDRLRFVQASVMDTGLPENSVDFALARFVFQHLSDPVGAAREALRILKPTGRFALIEVDEVGFPVVFDPALPLLEAMRQKSMQDQAARGGNRSIGRHLWRILRAAGFENLHLDAFVVHSDVVGLDGFRQALGLSSERLGAAMAPFEAAPEPLIMVVGFAACGQKT
- a CDS encoding ATPase, T2SS/T4P/T4SS family, with amino-acid sequence MTTHSVPGDGEQSIPSQQRQKSSEIAPDRPTDVADMATARLLEEALLGPDRPAAPISNRPPAITNAPTELLGPLPPHPGSVPAGGAAPAHAPPPAQPPATPPANTKVTPSPMRSRWGGPPEPEMINREPERTAPDQKEAAIRPEAAPMKELSPARSEAAPLKEAAAPLSEVTPIKELSPARPEAAPAKEARAVRPEVAPGKEPSPVRPEKAPAPAKDVDLLPPPAPAATGSVRFFWLQGVALRIAERIEEPLQAAPFWQAAPGRTPEKRRLVRGQAQGFLEGTPALSQFLKQEERELLLRLVEDEVLGYGALEPLLADERVTEVMVVEPSLVYVERAGKLIETSIRFQDEAHLMRVIQAILRPLGRSVSRAWPMADGRLPDGSRVNVVIPPAAVRGPTLTIRKFSRQPLLLDDLVRLGSMNAQMAELLRACVLARLNMVVSGGTSSGKTTLLNALSACVPADERVVTIEDAAELQLQQRHVVSLEATPAEADGGGRVTIRDLVVNALRMRPERIVVGECRSGEAMDMLQAMNTGHDGSLTTAHANSPRDCLTRLETMAMMAGLDLPVQMVRRQVAGGLQMIIHQARLRDGSRKVTHITEIQGIDGETVILQDLFRFQETGTDSTTGKVLGTFEPGGFRPKCYPRFEALDIHFPPDFFVPEERRHGLGWDEADNL